In Gadus macrocephalus chromosome 11, ASM3116895v1, a single genomic region encodes these proteins:
- the rnf214 gene encoding RING finger protein 214 isoform X1 translates to MVLYWSCTGSYMVHCTGPVLVPTWCTVLVLYWSCTGPVLVVSRCRLQTELEEVEQRLSPLQAEQEVEQRLWEAELSQLTEEMERVQAASREVEQRALEDGVVLVERQREATMASMEFWLRELRACSPSGPLQVGQYLQALQLDPSPSRLQERLHWERQEASVRRRRDQLPVHFQGLLQQLGEGGPLEAPPGAEALPALDLPPLPKVPTAELIISQILLSLEQAAFLPPPAHPLAPPRSPPPPRITPPTGHQTPPPPRITQPTGHQTPPPPRITQPTGHQTPPPSRIIPHSGHQTPPPPRITPPTGHQTPPPSRITPPTGHQTPPPSRITPVTGHQTPPPSRITPPTGHQTPPPPSGPVGKLDLLLDHLAAKFPQCSRAHLMVALQHIKSERGTMAGLSRDELTEQVGLKLAPAPRPAPRPAARSFCLMCQNPVEPAARQPLACAHCVHRQCISVWLSSSGNNSCPFCPAH, encoded by the exons ATGGTTCTGTACTGGTCCTGTACTGGTTCCTACATGGTGCACTGTACTGGTCCTGTACTGGTTCCTACATGGTGCACTGTACTGGTCCTGTACTGGTCCTGTACTGGTCCTGTACTGGTCGTCTCTCGCTGCAGGCTGCagacggagctggaggaggtggagcagcgtCTGAGCCCGCTGCAggcggagcaggaggtggagcagcggcTGTGGGAGGCGGAGCTGTCCCAGCTGACGGAGGAGATGGAGCGGGTGCAGGCGGCGTCCCGGGAGGTGGAGCAGCGCGCGCTGGAGGacggggtggtgttggtggagaggcagagagaggccaCCATGGCCTCCATGGAGTTCTGGCTCAGGGAG CTCAGAGCCTGCTCTCCCTCTGGTCCTCTCCAGGTGGGCCAGTACCTGCAGGCCCTTCAGTTGGACCCCAGTCCGTCCCGCCTACAGGAGCGGCTGCACTGGGAGCGGCAGGAGGCGTCTGTCCGGAGGAGGCGGGACCAGCTGCCGGTCCACTTCCAGGGGCTGCTCcagcagctgggagagggggggcccctggaggCCCCCCCTGGGGCGGAGGCCCTGCCGGCGTTGGACCTCCCGCCCCTGCCCAAGGTCCCCACG GCGGAGCTGATCATCAGTCAGATCCTGCTGTCTCTGGAGCAGGCCGccttcctcccacctcctgctcaccccctggccccgcccagAAGCCCGCCCCCTCCTCGCATCACCCCGCCCACCGGCCACcaaaccccgccccctcctcgcATCACCCAGCCCACCGGCCACcaaaccccaccccctcctcgcATCACCCAGCCCACCGGCCACCAAACCCCGCCCCCTTCTCGCATCATCCCGCACAGCGGCCACcaaaccccgccccctcctcgcATCACCCCGCCCACCGGCCACCAAACTCCGCCCCCATCTCGCATTACACCGCCCACCGGTCACCAAACCCCGCCCCCTTCTCGCATAACCCCGGTCACCGGCCACCAAACCCCGCCCCCTTCTCGCATTACTCCGCCCACCGGCCACCAaacccctcccccgccctccgGTCCGGTCGGTAAACTGGATCTACTGCTGGACCACCTGGCCGCGAAGTTCCCACAATGCAGCAGGGCCCATCTGATGGTCGCTCTGCAGCACATCAAGAGCGAGCGGGGGACCATGGCCGGCCTGTCGCGGGACGAGCTGACGGAGCAGGTGGGCCTGAAGCTGGCCCCCGCCCCCAGGCCCGCCCCAAGGCCCGCCGCCCGCAGCTTCTGCCTGATGTGCCAGAACCCCGTGGAGCCGGCGGCGCGCCAGCCGCTGGCCTGCGCCCACTGCGTCCACCGCCAGTGCATCAGCGTCTGGCTGAGCTCCAGCGGCAACAACAGCTGCCCCTTCTGCCCCGCCCACTGA
- the rnf214 gene encoding RING finger protein 214 isoform X2, which yields MVLYWSCTGSYMVHCTGPVLVPTWCTVLVLYWSCTGPVLVVSRCRLQTELEEVEQRLSPLQAEQEVEQRLWEAELSQLTEEMERVQAASREVEQRALEDGVVLVERQREATMASMEFWLREVGQYLQALQLDPSPSRLQERLHWERQEASVRRRRDQLPVHFQGLLQQLGEGGPLEAPPGAEALPALDLPPLPKVPTAELIISQILLSLEQAAFLPPPAHPLAPPRSPPPPRITPPTGHQTPPPPRITQPTGHQTPPPPRITQPTGHQTPPPSRIIPHSGHQTPPPPRITPPTGHQTPPPSRITPPTGHQTPPPSRITPVTGHQTPPPSRITPPTGHQTPPPPSGPVGKLDLLLDHLAAKFPQCSRAHLMVALQHIKSERGTMAGLSRDELTEQVGLKLAPAPRPAPRPAARSFCLMCQNPVEPAARQPLACAHCVHRQCISVWLSSSGNNSCPFCPAH from the exons ATGGTTCTGTACTGGTCCTGTACTGGTTCCTACATGGTGCACTGTACTGGTCCTGTACTGGTTCCTACATGGTGCACTGTACTGGTCCTGTACTGGTCCTGTACTGGTCCTGTACTGGTCGTCTCTCGCTGCAGGCTGCagacggagctggaggaggtggagcagcgtCTGAGCCCGCTGCAggcggagcaggaggtggagcagcggcTGTGGGAGGCGGAGCTGTCCCAGCTGACGGAGGAGATGGAGCGGGTGCAGGCGGCGTCCCGGGAGGTGGAGCAGCGCGCGCTGGAGGacggggtggtgttggtggagaggcagagagaggccaCCATGGCCTCCATGGAGTTCTGGCTCAGGGAG GTGGGCCAGTACCTGCAGGCCCTTCAGTTGGACCCCAGTCCGTCCCGCCTACAGGAGCGGCTGCACTGGGAGCGGCAGGAGGCGTCTGTCCGGAGGAGGCGGGACCAGCTGCCGGTCCACTTCCAGGGGCTGCTCcagcagctgggagagggggggcccctggaggCCCCCCCTGGGGCGGAGGCCCTGCCGGCGTTGGACCTCCCGCCCCTGCCCAAGGTCCCCACG GCGGAGCTGATCATCAGTCAGATCCTGCTGTCTCTGGAGCAGGCCGccttcctcccacctcctgctcaccccctggccccgcccagAAGCCCGCCCCCTCCTCGCATCACCCCGCCCACCGGCCACcaaaccccgccccctcctcgcATCACCCAGCCCACCGGCCACcaaaccccaccccctcctcgcATCACCCAGCCCACCGGCCACCAAACCCCGCCCCCTTCTCGCATCATCCCGCACAGCGGCCACcaaaccccgccccctcctcgcATCACCCCGCCCACCGGCCACCAAACTCCGCCCCCATCTCGCATTACACCGCCCACCGGTCACCAAACCCCGCCCCCTTCTCGCATAACCCCGGTCACCGGCCACCAAACCCCGCCCCCTTCTCGCATTACTCCGCCCACCGGCCACCAaacccctcccccgccctccgGTCCGGTCGGTAAACTGGATCTACTGCTGGACCACCTGGCCGCGAAGTTCCCACAATGCAGCAGGGCCCATCTGATGGTCGCTCTGCAGCACATCAAGAGCGAGCGGGGGACCATGGCCGGCCTGTCGCGGGACGAGCTGACGGAGCAGGTGGGCCTGAAGCTGGCCCCCGCCCCCAGGCCCGCCCCAAGGCCCGCCGCCCGCAGCTTCTGCCTGATGTGCCAGAACCCCGTGGAGCCGGCGGCGCGCCAGCCGCTGGCCTGCGCCCACTGCGTCCACCGCCAGTGCATCAGCGTCTGGCTGAGCTCCAGCGGCAACAACAGCTGCCCCTTCTGCCCCGCCCACTGA